The following proteins come from a genomic window of Halomarina ordinaria:
- a CDS encoding DUF7470 family protein translates to MFGRLGRTGFAGVLLVLGGLALLALENVVIAGGIALVLLGLLLVARGLVGSMLSAFGMR, encoded by the coding sequence ATGTTCGGAAGACTCGGTCGGACCGGCTTCGCGGGCGTCCTCCTGGTGCTCGGCGGCCTCGCGCTGCTCGCGCTCGAGAACGTCGTCATCGCGGGGGGCATCGCGCTCGTCCTGCTCGGCCTCCTGCTGGTGGCGCGGGGACTCGTCGGGTCGATGCTCTCGGCGTTCGGGATGCGCTAG
- a CDS encoding DUF460 domain-containing protein, with the protein MSTRTSALDAVVFGVDVQSGDVRGDAPSYAVVAFDGEHLDRDVVSLRKLRRLIDRERPAIVATDNMYELAADKDALVHFLRSLPEETTLVQVTGAERPEPLSRVASRHGVPYGKKPMKEAEAAARLAAANVGYEVSAFTNTTTVKVARGRSTGKGGWSEDRYTRRIHGHVQNRTRKVESDLRDAGLEFTVEKTEKYGGLSNAVFTVEARPGDLPVSSVRRGDVRVEIERERRDGIEFQPLAKRRDHVIVGVDPGTTTAVAVVGLGGTVLDVLSTRTADTADVIEWIIERGRPILVAADVTPMPETVEKLRRSFDAAPWTPERDLPVDSKQHRTREVGYDNDHERDATAAALFAFDHHEDQFDRIARKVPAPLDRGEVIARVLTGEESVEAVVDDLTADDAPEEDEHEHTVRELTAEEKRIKRLEARIERLESHADSLRETIDTKDERLEEYERELSEARREERREARERRAVVRLERENDQLKRRLDDQREETEALSEKLERLKTLWKLDHSNFADVADHQRDLVPVKVVEQFTKGAIESAEERFGLATGDVVYLRDASGAGRSTAERLAETEPRVVLRQGGLSDVADEVLFDHGIPVGPADDVTIQEIDELAVAREPEIEAVVDDWEERAEARRRERKGSMVDRLISEHRAGVDDPERADGTGG; encoded by the coding sequence GTGAGTACCCGCACGAGTGCGCTCGACGCGGTCGTGTTCGGTGTCGACGTCCAGAGCGGCGACGTCCGCGGCGACGCCCCCTCCTACGCCGTCGTCGCGTTCGACGGCGAGCACCTCGACCGCGACGTGGTCTCCCTGCGAAAGCTCCGACGGCTCATCGACCGCGAGCGGCCCGCCATCGTGGCGACGGACAACATGTACGAACTGGCCGCCGACAAGGACGCGCTCGTCCACTTCCTCCGCAGTCTCCCCGAGGAGACGACACTGGTGCAGGTGACCGGTGCCGAGCGCCCGGAACCGCTCTCGCGGGTCGCCTCGCGCCACGGCGTCCCCTACGGCAAGAAGCCGATGAAGGAGGCGGAGGCGGCCGCCCGCCTCGCCGCCGCCAACGTCGGCTACGAGGTGAGCGCGTTCACCAACACCACGACCGTGAAGGTCGCCCGCGGTCGCTCGACCGGCAAGGGCGGCTGGTCGGAGGACCGCTACACGCGGCGCATCCACGGCCACGTGCAGAACCGGACCCGGAAGGTCGAGTCCGACCTCCGAGACGCCGGGCTGGAGTTCACCGTCGAGAAGACCGAGAAGTACGGCGGGCTCTCGAACGCCGTCTTCACCGTCGAGGCGCGCCCCGGCGACCTCCCCGTCTCTAGCGTCCGGCGCGGCGACGTGCGCGTCGAAATCGAACGCGAGCGCCGCGACGGCATCGAGTTCCAGCCGCTGGCGAAGCGCCGCGACCACGTCATCGTCGGCGTCGACCCGGGGACGACCACCGCCGTCGCCGTCGTCGGCCTCGGCGGGACGGTCCTCGACGTGCTCTCGACGCGGACGGCCGACACCGCCGACGTCATCGAGTGGATCATCGAGCGCGGGCGGCCCATCCTCGTCGCCGCCGACGTGACGCCGATGCCCGAGACGGTCGAGAAACTCCGCCGGAGCTTCGACGCCGCGCCGTGGACGCCCGAACGCGACCTCCCGGTCGACTCGAAACAGCACCGGACCCGCGAGGTCGGCTACGACAACGACCACGAGCGCGACGCCACCGCCGCCGCCCTCTTCGCGTTCGACCACCACGAGGACCAGTTCGACCGCATCGCCCGGAAGGTGCCCGCGCCGCTGGACCGCGGCGAGGTCATCGCGCGCGTCCTCACCGGCGAGGAGTCTGTCGAGGCGGTCGTCGACGACCTCACGGCGGACGACGCGCCCGAGGAAGACGAGCACGAACACACCGTCCGCGAACTGACGGCCGAGGAGAAGCGCATCAAGCGCCTGGAGGCGCGCATCGAGCGCCTCGAGTCCCACGCCGACAGCCTCCGCGAGACCATCGACACGAAGGACGAGCGCCTGGAGGAGTACGAGCGCGAACTGAGCGAGGCCCGCCGCGAGGAGCGCCGCGAGGCCCGCGAGCGCCGGGCGGTCGTCCGCCTCGAACGCGAGAACGACCAGCTGAAACGTCGACTCGACGACCAGCGCGAGGAGACGGAGGCGCTCTCGGAGAAGCTCGAACGCCTGAAGACGCTCTGGAAGCTCGACCACTCGAACTTCGCCGACGTGGCCGACCACCAGCGCGACCTGGTGCCCGTGAAGGTGGTCGAGCAGTTCACGAAGGGGGCCATCGAGAGCGCCGAGGAGCGCTTCGGCCTCGCGACGGGCGACGTGGTGTACCTGCGCGACGCGAGCGGTGCCGGCCGTTCCACGGCCGAGCGCCTCGCCGAGACGGAGCCGCGCGTCGTCCTCCGGCAGGGCGGCCTCTCGGACGTGGCGGACGAGGTGCTGTTCGACCACGGGATACCGGTCGGCCCCGCGGACGACGTGACGATACAGGAGATAGACGAACTCGCGGTCGCCCGCGAACCGGAGATCGAGGCGGTCGTCGACGACTGGGAGGAGCGCGCCGAGGCGCGCCGCCGCGAGCGCAAGGGGTCGATGGTCGACCGCCTCATCAGCGAGCACCGGGCGGGGGTCGACGACCCCGAACGCGCCGACGGGACGGGCGGCTAG
- the rnz gene encoding ribonuclease Z, with translation MRMHVTFLGTSGAVPTTERNTSAVFLRREGERFLFDVGEGTQRQMMRFRTGFDVSHIFLSHLHGDHVLGLPGLCQTMDFNDREAALAVHVPPGTRRDVEALLRATSTHPAYPLRINEVRPGEVALRGDAYEVRAFRTDHRTNSVGYAVVEDERKGRFDRERAEELGVPTGPKFSELHAGDAVELADGTVVDPEQVVGAPRPGRRVVYTGDTRPTDATVEAASKADLLIHDATFADDNAERAPQTGHSTAREAASVASRAGAKRLALIHVSTRYGGYVDPLLADAREAFDGEVFVAEDGQELDVPYPDS, from the coding sequence GTGCGTATGCACGTGACGTTCCTCGGGACCAGCGGGGCCGTCCCGACGACCGAGCGCAACACGAGCGCCGTCTTCCTCCGCCGGGAGGGCGAGCGGTTCCTCTTCGACGTCGGCGAGGGGACCCAGCGCCAGATGATGCGCTTCCGGACGGGCTTCGACGTCTCGCATATCTTCCTCTCTCACCTCCACGGCGACCACGTCCTCGGCCTCCCCGGCCTCTGTCAGACGATGGACTTCAACGACCGCGAGGCGGCGCTCGCGGTCCACGTCCCGCCCGGCACCCGCCGCGACGTCGAGGCACTCCTCCGCGCGACCAGTACGCACCCCGCCTACCCGTTGCGAATCAACGAGGTCCGCCCCGGCGAGGTGGCGCTCCGCGGCGACGCCTACGAGGTGCGCGCGTTCCGCACCGACCACCGGACGAACTCCGTCGGCTACGCCGTCGTCGAGGACGAGCGCAAGGGCCGGTTCGACCGCGAGCGCGCCGAGGAACTCGGCGTCCCGACCGGACCGAAGTTCTCGGAACTCCACGCGGGCGACGCGGTCGAACTGGCCGACGGGACGGTCGTGGACCCCGAACAGGTCGTCGGTGCCCCCCGCCCCGGCCGTCGCGTCGTCTACACCGGCGACACCCGCCCCACCGACGCCACCGTCGAGGCCGCCTCCAAAGCGGACCTCCTGATACACGACGCGACGTTCGCCGACGACAACGCCGAGCGCGCCCCCCAGACCGGCCACTCGACCGCTCGCGAGGCCGCCAGCGTGGCCAGCCGCGCCGGGGCGAAACGCCTCGCGCTCATCCACGTCTCGACGCGCTACGGGGGGTACGTGGACCCCCTCCTCGCGGACGCCCGCGAGGCCTTCGACGGCGAGGTGTTCGTCGCCGAGGACGGCCAGGAACTCGACGTCCCCTACCCGGACTCGTAG
- the rio1 gene encoding serine/threonine-protein kinase Rio1 — MSGSREEYGLLDFENVEGVGDEWEEVDVSDTEADRIARKRDREFLEFRKRIKDAEQFKVEGSVFDDATFAAIYKLVQDGHIDAFGGPLSSGKEASVYEALGPDGTVAVKVYRISASDFKQMRDYLDGDPRFEGIGNDKSKVVLAWVRKEYANMRRARDAGVRVPRPIAVERNVLVMEYVGDDGQRGHRLAEVSVENPETAYEVVREYTRRLYDAGLVHGDLSEYNIVVHEGELYVIDLGQAVTVHHPNSRDFLERDCRNVANFFSRQGYDVTGEEMLAFVTGESE; from the coding sequence GTGAGCGGCAGTCGCGAGGAGTACGGGCTGCTCGACTTCGAGAACGTCGAGGGGGTCGGCGACGAGTGGGAGGAGGTCGACGTCTCCGACACCGAGGCCGACCGCATCGCCCGCAAGCGCGACCGCGAGTTCCTCGAGTTCCGGAAGCGCATCAAGGACGCCGAGCAGTTCAAGGTCGAGGGGTCGGTGTTCGACGACGCGACGTTCGCGGCCATCTACAAACTCGTCCAGGACGGCCACATCGACGCGTTCGGCGGCCCCCTCTCGTCGGGGAAGGAGGCGTCGGTGTACGAGGCGCTCGGTCCCGACGGGACCGTCGCGGTGAAGGTGTATCGCATCTCCGCGAGCGACTTCAAGCAGATGCGCGACTACCTCGACGGCGACCCCCGCTTCGAGGGCATCGGCAACGACAAGTCGAAGGTGGTGCTGGCGTGGGTCAGAAAGGAGTACGCCAACATGCGCCGCGCCCGCGACGCGGGGGTTCGCGTCCCCCGCCCCATCGCCGTCGAGCGGAACGTTCTCGTCATGGAGTACGTCGGCGACGACGGCCAGCGCGGCCACCGCCTCGCGGAGGTCTCCGTCGAGAACCCCGAGACGGCCTACGAGGTGGTCCGGGAGTACACCCGTCGGCTCTACGACGCGGGGCTGGTCCACGGCGACCTGAGCGAGTACAACATCGTCGTCCACGAGGGGGAACTGTACGTCATCGACCTCGGCCAGGCCGTCACGGTCCACCACCCCAACAGCCGCGACTTCCTCGAACGCGACTGCCGGAACGTGGCGAACTTCTTCTCGCGGCAGGGCTACGACGTCACCGGCGAGGAGATGCTCGCGTTCGTCACCGGCGAGTCCGAGTGA
- the eif1A gene encoding translation initiation factor eIF-1A → MSDSNGRKDLRMPDDGEVFAVVTNMLGANRVQVRCMDGTERTARIPGRMQKRIWIREDDVVLVEPWDWQDEKADVVWRYEKQDADQLRREGHIRQ, encoded by the coding sequence ATGAGCGACAGCAACGGGAGGAAAGACCTCCGAATGCCGGACGACGGGGAGGTGTTCGCCGTCGTCACGAACATGCTCGGCGCGAACCGCGTGCAGGTCCGCTGTATGGACGGGACGGAGCGCACCGCCCGCATCCCGGGGCGGATGCAGAAGCGCATCTGGATTCGCGAGGACGACGTCGTCCTCGTCGAACCCTGGGACTGGCAGGACGAGAAGGCGGACGTCGTCTGGCGCTACGAGAAGCAGGACGCCGACCAGCTCCGCCGCGAGGGGCACATCCGGCAGTGA